A stretch of the Tautonia marina genome encodes the following:
- a CDS encoding PSD1 and planctomycete cytochrome C domain-containing protein, whose amino-acid sequence MTSRPRTRCLGLLAVLTTALPASAVADTPIDFARDVRPILSDTCFRCHGPDEADRKGGLRLDLPGGMFEPTPSGGVAVVPGSLDESELHWRITSDDDLDRMPPPDSGKSLTPEQIATLNAWIEQGAPFEQHWGFIPPEQSELPSVSDPEWCRNPIDFFVRARLEAEGLEPSPEADRTTLIRRLSLDLIGLPPTPEEVDAFVNDESPDAYEHLVNRLLASPHYGERWGRLWLDAARYADSDGYEKDKARFVWAYRDWVINALNRDLPYDQFVIEQLAGDLLPDPTQDQLVATGFLRNSMINEEGGIDPEQFRMEAMFDRMDAVGKAVLGLTISCAQCHTHKYDPISHTEYYRMFAFLNNAHESNVAVYLPEEQRRRAEIFQQITAIEDDLKHRTPDWLDRMLAWEETVRDDQPEWTVVRPELDASGGQKHYLLDDGSILAAGYAPTKHTTDFTVKVESPGKISAVRLELLNDPELPKGGPGRSIFGLFALSEFKVVASSIDGEHGPREVKIARASADVNPPEADLDPAFDDRTDTKRVTGPIAYAIDGKNETAWTTDIGPGRSNVPRKAVFVFDEPIDFPGGASLTFRLVQMHGGWNSDDNQNNNLGRFRFSVTDAPDPSADPLPARVREILAIAPDERSPAQVAAIFSTWRTTVPEWAEANEAIEALWTTHPEGATQLVLQSRDTPRMTRRLDRGDFLKPAEPVTPGVPEVLHPLPDEDGSPNRLSFARWLVARESPTTARSIVNRVWQTYFGTGLVATSEDLGSQAAPPSHPELLDWLAVSFMDNGWSLKQLHRQIVTSATYRQTSSASPERYAQDPDNRLLARGPRHRVDAEIVRDIALAASGLLNSEVGGPSVFPPAPEFLFQPPASYGPKVWNTATGPDRYRRGLYTFRFRSVPYPALDAFDAPPGESSCVRRTRSNTPLQALITLNEPVFLESARALACRTLREAGEADADRLAHAFRLCVSRTPTEAEAAVLLDLLDRQTARYASGDLDPAAMIADEAPPEGISPATLAGWTAVARVLLNLDETITKE is encoded by the coding sequence ATGACGAGCCGGCCCCGAACCCGCTGCCTTGGGCTCCTGGCCGTGCTGACAACGGCTCTCCCCGCCTCTGCCGTTGCCGACACGCCGATCGACTTCGCCCGGGACGTCCGGCCGATCCTCTCCGACACCTGCTTCCGCTGCCACGGGCCCGACGAGGCCGACCGCAAGGGTGGCTTGCGGCTCGACCTGCCCGGCGGCATGTTCGAGCCGACCCCCTCCGGTGGCGTCGCCGTCGTCCCCGGCAGCCTCGACGAGAGCGAGCTGCACTGGCGGATTACCTCCGACGACGACCTCGACCGCATGCCTCCGCCCGACTCGGGCAAGAGCTTGACCCCCGAGCAAATCGCCACCCTCAACGCCTGGATCGAGCAGGGGGCCCCGTTCGAACAGCACTGGGGCTTCATCCCCCCCGAGCAATCGGAATTGCCGAGCGTCTCCGACCCCGAGTGGTGCCGCAACCCGATCGACTTCTTCGTCCGCGCCCGGCTCGAAGCCGAAGGGCTCGAACCCTCTCCCGAGGCCGACCGTACCACCCTCATCCGCCGCCTCTCGCTCGACCTGATCGGCCTGCCGCCGACCCCCGAGGAGGTGGATGCCTTCGTCAACGACGAGTCACCCGATGCCTATGAGCATCTGGTGAATCGCTTGCTCGCCTCCCCCCATTACGGCGAGCGCTGGGGACGCCTCTGGCTCGACGCCGCCCGCTACGCCGATAGCGACGGCTACGAGAAGGACAAGGCCCGCTTCGTCTGGGCCTACCGCGACTGGGTCATCAACGCCCTGAACCGCGACCTGCCCTACGACCAGTTCGTCATCGAGCAGCTTGCCGGCGACCTCCTGCCCGACCCCACCCAGGATCAACTCGTTGCCACCGGCTTCCTGCGGAACTCGATGATCAACGAGGAAGGGGGCATCGATCCCGAACAATTCCGCATGGAAGCGATGTTCGATCGAATGGACGCCGTCGGCAAGGCCGTCCTTGGCCTGACGATCTCGTGCGCCCAGTGCCACACGCACAAGTACGACCCGATCTCGCACACTGAATATTACCGCATGTTCGCCTTCTTGAACAATGCGCACGAGTCGAACGTCGCCGTCTACCTGCCCGAGGAGCAGCGCCGGCGGGCCGAGATCTTCCAGCAGATCACCGCGATCGAGGACGACCTGAAGCACCGGACCCCCGACTGGCTCGACCGGATGCTCGCCTGGGAAGAGACCGTCCGCGACGACCAGCCCGAGTGGACCGTCGTTCGCCCGGAACTCGACGCCAGCGGTGGCCAGAAGCACTACCTGCTCGACGATGGCTCGATCCTCGCTGCCGGATACGCCCCCACGAAGCACACCACCGACTTCACCGTGAAGGTCGAATCGCCGGGCAAAATCTCCGCCGTTCGGCTCGAACTGCTCAACGATCCTGAACTCCCCAAGGGTGGCCCCGGCCGGTCGATCTTCGGCCTGTTCGCCCTCTCCGAGTTCAAGGTTGTCGCCTCCTCGATCGACGGCGAGCACGGCCCCCGCGAGGTCAAAATCGCCCGCGCCTCGGCCGACGTGAATCCTCCCGAGGCCGACCTCGACCCTGCCTTCGACGACCGCACCGACACCAAGCGCGTGACCGGACCGATTGCCTACGCCATCGACGGCAAGAACGAAACCGCCTGGACCACCGACATCGGCCCCGGCCGCAGCAACGTCCCGCGCAAGGCCGTCTTCGTCTTCGACGAGCCGATCGACTTCCCCGGCGGCGCCTCTCTCACCTTCCGCCTCGTCCAGATGCACGGCGGCTGGAACAGCGACGACAACCAGAACAACAACCTCGGCCGCTTCCGCTTCTCCGTCACCGACGCCCCCGACCCCTCGGCCGACCCGCTGCCCGCCCGCGTCCGGGAGATCCTGGCCATCGCCCCCGACGAACGCTCCCCCGCACAGGTCGCCGCCATCTTCTCGACCTGGCGCACCACCGTCCCAGAATGGGCCGAGGCGAACGAGGCGATCGAGGCCCTCTGGACAACCCACCCCGAAGGCGCCACCCAGCTTGTTCTCCAGTCCCGCGACACCCCCCGGATGACCCGACGGCTTGACCGCGGCGACTTCCTCAAGCCCGCCGAACCCGTCACCCCCGGCGTCCCCGAGGTGCTCCACCCCTTGCCGGATGAGGACGGATCACCCAACCGCCTCAGCTTCGCCCGCTGGCTCGTGGCTCGCGAGTCGCCGACGACCGCCCGATCGATCGTCAACCGCGTCTGGCAGACCTACTTCGGCACCGGCCTGGTCGCCACGTCCGAGGACCTCGGCTCGCAGGCCGCCCCGCCGAGTCATCCCGAATTGCTCGACTGGCTGGCCGTGTCCTTCATGGACAACGGCTGGAGCCTGAAGCAACTGCACCGTCAGATCGTCACCAGCGCGACCTACCGGCAGACCTCCTCGGCCAGCCCCGAGCGCTATGCCCAGGACCCCGACAACCGCCTGCTCGCCCGCGGCCCCCGGCACCGTGTTGATGCCGAGATCGTCCGCGACATCGCCCTGGCCGCCAGCGGCCTGCTCAATTCCGAGGTCGGTGGCCCGAGCGTCTTCCCGCCCGCCCCCGAGTTCCTCTTCCAGCCTCCGGCCAGCTACGGCCCGAAGGTCTGGAACACCGCCACTGGCCCCGACCGCTACCGGCGCGGTCTCTACACCTTCCGCTTCCGGTCGGTCCCGTATCCGGCCCTCGACGCCTTCGACGCCCCGCCGGGCGAATCGTCGTGCGTCCGGCGGACCCGGTCGAATACCCCGCTTCAGGCGCTCATCACCCTGAATGAGCCCGTCTTCCTCGAATCGGCCCGCGCCCTTGCCTGCCGCACGTTGCGCGAGGCCGGCGAGGCCGACGCCGATCGCCTCGCACACGCCTTCCGCCTCTGTGTCTCCCGAACCCCGACCGAGGCTGAGGCCGCCGTCCTGCTGGACCTGCTCGACCGCCAGACGGCCCGTTATGCCTCCGGTGACCTCGACCCCGCCGCCATGATCGCCGACGAGGCCCCGCCCGAAGGCATCTCCCCCGCGACCCTTGCCGGTTGGACCGCCGTGGCCCGCGTCTTGCTGAACCTCGACGAGACGATCACCAAGGAATAG
- a CDS encoding DUF1501 domain-containing protein, with translation MNCQSHQYRHLDPSQVSRRWFLQQCGVGLGSVALGHLLAQEGYAKTQVAADPLAPKTPHYAPKAKNVIFLFMAGGPSHLEMFDNKPTLAEFDGTLPPPELLEGYRAAFINPNSKLLGPKFKFARYGESGAEISELLPHTAKVADDLCIVRSMVGDAFNHAPAQILMSTGAQQFGRPSLGAWTCYGLGSESKDLPGYVVFSSGSKGPSGGNANWGSGFLPTVYQGVQFRTGGEPVLYLSNPDGVDDHLQRDSLDAISTLNRMRLDETGDPEIATRINAFEMAYRMQSSAPELMDVASEPEHILNLYGAEPGKPSFANNCLLARRLVERGVRFVQLFHEAWDQHGNLVGDLKKNCANTDQACAALITDLKQRGLLDDTLVIWGGEFGRTPMVQGGSDGRDHHPNAFTMWLAGGGIKGGQTFGTSDELGFSVAENPVHVHDLHATILHLLGFDHTKLTFRFQGRDFRLTDVHGRIVTDLIA, from the coding sequence GTGAACTGCCAGTCCCATCAGTACCGCCACCTGGATCCGTCGCAGGTCAGCCGGCGCTGGTTCCTCCAGCAGTGCGGGGTCGGGCTTGGTTCCGTGGCCCTCGGCCACCTGCTCGCACAGGAAGGGTACGCGAAGACCCAGGTCGCGGCCGACCCCCTCGCGCCGAAGACGCCGCACTACGCGCCGAAGGCCAAGAACGTCATCTTCCTGTTCATGGCCGGCGGCCCGAGCCACCTGGAGATGTTCGACAACAAGCCGACCCTGGCCGAGTTCGACGGCACCTTACCCCCTCCCGAACTGCTCGAAGGCTACCGCGCCGCGTTCATTAACCCGAACTCGAAGCTGCTCGGCCCCAAATTCAAATTCGCCCGTTACGGTGAGAGCGGCGCCGAGATTTCCGAGCTGCTGCCGCACACCGCCAAGGTGGCGGATGATCTCTGCATCGTTCGATCGATGGTCGGCGACGCCTTCAATCACGCCCCGGCCCAGATCCTCATGAGCACCGGCGCCCAGCAGTTCGGCCGCCCGAGCCTCGGGGCCTGGACCTGTTACGGCCTCGGCTCCGAGTCGAAGGACTTGCCCGGCTACGTCGTCTTCAGCTCCGGCTCGAAGGGGCCGAGCGGCGGTAACGCCAACTGGGGGAGCGGCTTCCTGCCCACGGTCTACCAGGGGGTCCAGTTCCGCACCGGCGGCGAGCCGGTCCTCTACCTCTCCAACCCCGACGGCGTCGACGACCACCTTCAGCGCGACTCGCTCGACGCCATCTCCACCCTCAACCGCATGCGGCTTGATGAAACCGGCGACCCCGAGATCGCCACCCGCATCAATGCCTTCGAGATGGCCTACCGGATGCAGTCGAGCGCTCCGGAGTTGATGGACGTCGCATCCGAGCCCGAGCATATCCTCAACCTCTACGGCGCTGAGCCCGGCAAGCCCTCCTTCGCCAACAACTGCCTGCTCGCCCGCCGCCTGGTCGAGCGCGGGGTCCGCTTCGTCCAGCTCTTTCACGAGGCCTGGGACCAGCACGGTAACCTCGTCGGCGACCTGAAGAAGAACTGCGCCAACACCGACCAGGCCTGCGCTGCCCTGATCACCGACCTGAAGCAACGTGGATTGCTCGACGACACCCTCGTCATCTGGGGCGGCGAGTTCGGCCGCACCCCAATGGTCCAGGGCGGCTCCGACGGCCGCGACCACCACCCCAACGCCTTCACCATGTGGCTCGCCGGCGGCGGCATCAAGGGCGGCCAGACCTTCGGCACCAGCGACGAACTCGGCTTCTCCGTCGCCGAGAACCCCGTGCACGTCCACGACCTGCATGCCACCATCCTGCACCTCCTCGGCTTCGACCACACCAAGCTCACCTTCCGCTTCCAGGGCCGCGACTTCCGCCTCACTGATGTCCACGGCCGGATCGTCACCGACTTGATCGCGTGA
- a CDS encoding enolase C-terminal domain-like protein: protein MQRRDWLGSVLAGAGAGVFASAPSAIADDHHRGRHHDHGHAPGSEQLADLKIRDVRAILTAPAGIRLVVVKVETDQDGLYGLGCATFTQRARLVAAAVDQFLKPFLVGKSPLDIDDVWQSAHLSSYWRHGPVLNNALSGVDMALWDILGKVAGMPVHRLFGGKCRQKVPTYRSVRGETPEEVEDAVRSLMEQGQRHVRIQYGGRSGGASTYGVRTGAIDESQPENRRTVAFDPVAYAREVPRLFEHIRSTIGDDIELLHDVHERIPPIQAIRLVKAVEPFRPFFIEDPFSPEDADYFTHLRAQSAVPIAMGELFTNPREWMPLVTDRLIDFMRIHISMIGGLTPARKVASLCEFFGVRTAWHGPGDLSPVGHAANVHLDLAVPNFGIQEGRVFSQAEQDVFPGCPELIDGAFQPIDRPGLGVDLDESLAARFPIGDDPPFDMHWGNLRLDDGTVIRP, encoded by the coding sequence ATGCAACGACGTGACTGGCTCGGCTCGGTCCTCGCCGGCGCGGGTGCCGGCGTCTTCGCCTCAGCCCCCTCGGCAATTGCCGACGATCACCACCGTGGCCGCCATCATGATCACGGTCACGCCCCCGGCTCGGAGCAACTCGCCGACCTGAAAATTCGAGACGTCCGCGCCATCCTCACCGCCCCGGCCGGCATCCGACTCGTCGTGGTCAAGGTCGAGACCGATCAGGACGGCTTGTATGGTCTCGGCTGCGCGACCTTCACCCAGCGAGCCCGGCTCGTCGCGGCGGCGGTTGATCAATTTCTCAAGCCCTTTCTCGTCGGCAAGAGTCCGCTGGACATTGACGACGTCTGGCAGTCGGCTCATCTCAGTTCCTACTGGCGACACGGCCCGGTCCTGAATAACGCGCTCAGCGGTGTTGATATGGCTCTCTGGGATATCCTCGGCAAGGTCGCCGGGATGCCCGTGCATCGCCTCTTCGGCGGCAAGTGCCGCCAGAAGGTGCCGACCTATCGCTCCGTCCGCGGCGAGACGCCCGAGGAGGTCGAGGACGCCGTCCGATCCCTCATGGAACAAGGCCAGCGCCACGTCCGCATCCAGTACGGCGGCCGATCCGGCGGCGCCAGCACCTACGGCGTCCGCACCGGAGCCATCGACGAGTCCCAGCCCGAGAACCGCCGCACCGTTGCCTTCGACCCCGTCGCCTACGCCCGAGAGGTCCCCCGCCTGTTCGAGCACATCCGCTCCACCATCGGCGACGACATCGAACTCTTGCACGACGTCCACGAGCGCATCCCGCCCATCCAGGCCATCCGCCTCGTCAAGGCGGTCGAGCCCTTCCGCCCCTTCTTCATCGAGGATCCGTTCAGCCCCGAAGATGCCGATTACTTCACGCATCTCCGCGCCCAGTCGGCCGTGCCGATCGCGATGGGGGAACTGTTCACGAACCCCCGCGAGTGGATGCCCCTCGTCACCGATCGCCTCATCGACTTCATGCGCATCCACATCTCCATGATCGGCGGCCTGACCCCCGCCCGCAAGGTCGCCTCCCTCTGCGAGTTCTTCGGCGTCCGAACCGCCTGGCACGGCCCCGGCGACCTCTCCCCCGTCGGCCACGCGGCGAACGTTCACCTCGACCTCGCCGTGCCCAATTTCGGCATCCAGGAAGGCCGCGTCTTCTCCCAGGCCGAGCAGGACGTCTTCCCCGGCTGCCCCGAACTGATCGACGGCGCCTTCCAGCCGATCGACCGCCCCGGCCTCGGTGTCGACCTCGACGAATCCCTCGCCGCCCGCTTCCCCATCGGCGACGATCCCCCCTTCGACATGCACTGGGGCAACCTCCGCCTCGACGACGGCACTGTCATCCGCCCCTGA
- a CDS encoding Uma2 family endonuclease, which translates to MSTATPSLPTSAPNPASARGGRPYLITAETYSKMLAAGAIPDANRVELWEGQIVEKMGKNPPHSAALKTLNHLLVRLLPDGWHVAPECPLRLSPLHVPEPDLTIVRGDPHDYLDRDPTPADVGLVVEVADSSVPKNLGRMRAAYAAGGVSNYWVLNLRTRRVETHAEPVNGDTPGYLQIRSYAPDESVPLILDGQSIAELLVSSLLPEEQKF; encoded by the coding sequence ATGAGCACCGCGACCCCCAGCCTTCCGACCTCTGCCCCGAACCCGGCCTCAGCCCGGGGCGGTCGACCCTACCTCATCACGGCCGAGACGTATTCAAAGATGCTCGCGGCCGGAGCCATTCCGGACGCCAATCGTGTCGAACTTTGGGAGGGGCAGATTGTCGAGAAGATGGGCAAGAATCCGCCTCACTCTGCCGCCTTGAAGACCCTCAACCATTTGCTGGTGAGGCTGCTGCCCGACGGCTGGCATGTCGCCCCCGAGTGCCCGCTCCGGCTCTCGCCGTTGCACGTCCCTGAGCCGGACCTCACCATCGTCCGGGGCGACCCTCACGACTACCTGGACCGCGATCCCACCCCCGCCGACGTCGGCCTTGTCGTCGAGGTCGCCGATTCCAGCGTCCCGAAGAACCTTGGCCGGATGCGAGCCGCCTATGCCGCCGGCGGCGTGTCGAACTACTGGGTCCTCAACCTCCGCACCCGCCGCGTCGAGACCCACGCCGAGCCGGTCAACGGCGACACCCCCGGCTATCTCCAGATCCGCTCCTACGCCCCCGACGAATCCGTCCCCCTCATCCTCGACGGCCAGTCCATCGCAGAGCTGCTCGTCTCATCGCTGCTGCCTGAAGAGCAAAAATTCTAG
- a CDS encoding ArnT family glycosyltransferase, with product MDSQNRTHKSQHNIISTELSIVLVVGLAAFLAAFVVARQGNLAWDDAAYLEQGLRLARLVEEDGPLALTEVLGEGPKPPMLAAWIEVVALVVGRQHVMAIITIAAVVPFVLLSGSVAVLARRRFGWTAAPVAVLVLAASPLALSYGAKVMVETFMALWILWAYDGAARTLEQPTRRRALLLGASVGAAAMTKFTIVLLLTAPMLWFAATLARRDVPRLVKARVWFWMLVAALAIAGPWYVRHGESTVRFALRASQHNLVAEGRADSTPLGQRLISLGEDLAGWPVLGVAIALGVVGLMSSTSRRTERSARSRDAIAFERITLLGLGCGAVILMVPSHFDARFLLPAWPAVAVCAAGWIRASLAGSSAIRKGLVVTALVFGVVSSCASLHREPGTTTYWAAGQLIDDLVDRYGVRNIGNIGDGPDWNVCKTGFINELRADPASCFVMHDLSRCSPEELERRIGRFDALVVLDRNALPPVLLVGAPGLNRAYETLDSALAGDRFERIETHVSPELPPLTIYIARAEKAPVEDRTPSDHR from the coding sequence ATGGACTCGCAAAACCGCACGCACAAATCTCAACACAACATCATATCAACAGAATTGTCTATCGTGCTGGTGGTCGGGCTCGCCGCGTTCCTTGCCGCCTTCGTCGTCGCGCGGCAGGGGAACCTGGCGTGGGATGACGCAGCGTATCTGGAACAGGGGCTTCGGCTGGCGCGGCTGGTCGAGGAAGACGGGCCATTGGCCCTGACCGAGGTGCTCGGGGAGGGGCCGAAGCCGCCGATGCTGGCGGCATGGATCGAGGTCGTCGCCCTGGTTGTGGGTCGGCAGCATGTGATGGCCATCATCACGATTGCCGCGGTGGTCCCCTTCGTCCTGCTCTCGGGAAGTGTCGCGGTTCTCGCTCGGCGTCGCTTCGGTTGGACGGCCGCCCCGGTCGCCGTGCTCGTCCTGGCCGCGTCCCCGCTGGCCCTGTCCTACGGGGCGAAGGTGATGGTCGAGACGTTCATGGCCCTCTGGATCCTCTGGGCCTACGATGGGGCCGCCCGGACCCTGGAGCAACCGACCCGGCGCCGGGCCTTGCTTCTCGGTGCCTCCGTGGGGGCCGCGGCGATGACCAAGTTCACCATCGTGCTCTTGCTGACGGCCCCCATGCTCTGGTTCGCCGCCACCCTCGCCCGTCGCGACGTTCCCCGCCTGGTCAAGGCCCGCGTCTGGTTCTGGATGCTCGTGGCTGCGCTGGCCATCGCAGGCCCCTGGTATGTCCGGCATGGGGAATCCACCGTGCGATTCGCCCTGCGAGCGTCGCAACATAACCTCGTCGCCGAGGGCCGGGCCGACTCCACTCCCCTTGGGCAACGTTTGATCAGTCTGGGCGAGGACCTGGCGGGGTGGCCGGTCCTGGGCGTGGCGATCGCCCTGGGGGTGGTCGGCCTGATGTCGAGCACGAGTCGCCGGACGGAGCGCTCTGCCCGATCGAGGGACGCGATCGCATTCGAACGGATCACCCTGCTTGGCCTGGGCTGCGGGGCGGTCATCCTGATGGTCCCCTCGCACTTCGACGCCCGCTTCCTGCTACCGGCCTGGCCGGCCGTGGCGGTTTGCGCAGCGGGATGGATCCGAGCTTCGCTCGCAGGGTCTTCCGCGATCCGGAAGGGCCTGGTCGTCACCGCCCTGGTCTTCGGCGTCGTGTCGTCCTGCGCCTCGCTGCACCGAGAGCCGGGCACGACGACCTACTGGGCCGCCGGCCAACTCATCGACGACCTGGTCGATCGTTATGGTGTCCGGAACATCGGCAACATCGGCGACGGCCCCGACTGGAACGTCTGCAAGACGGGATTCATCAATGAACTCCGGGCTGATCCGGCAAGCTGCTTCGTCATGCACGACCTCTCGCGATGCTCGCCGGAGGAACTGGAGCGTCGCATCGGAAGGTTCGACGCGCTGGTCGTCCTCGACCGCAACGCCTTGCCCCCCGTGTTGCTGGTCGGTGCCCCCGGCCTGAATCGGGCCTATGAGACGCTCGACAGCGCCCTGGCCGGCGATCGGTTCGAGCGGATCGAGACGCACGTCTCCCCCGAGTTGCCACCCTTGACGATCTACATCGCTCGGGCGGAGAAGGCCCCCGTCGAGGACCGAACGCCTTCCGACCACCGCTGA
- a CDS encoding 2-dehydro-3-deoxygalactonokinase: MSNQPARFLSGDWGTSRLRLRLVESATLATLAEAESDDGIGPTFRAWQEAGSPDDREGFYLRELAPLVDRIGEASEVDLTSLTLVLSGMASATIGMRELPYAPAPLPLSGDGLPTARIAPGILPCDTLLVTGVRTDDDIMRGEETILLGLAADGLTDALVILPGTHSKHAVVRNGTLEQFHTYLTGELFAIVRDHSVLRPSLAPSPTPGEAFERGVRDAASANLLGELFSLRAGSVLHGTPPEENAARLSGLLIGTELGGLASDAVADLPIVVAAPEPLRSFYRSALACLGLDDRCRFVTDDEMARAVPLGQRAILGGER; the protein is encoded by the coding sequence ATGTCAAACCAACCGGCCCGATTCCTGAGCGGTGACTGGGGCACCTCCCGCCTCCGCCTCCGACTCGTGGAATCGGCAACCCTGGCCACGCTCGCCGAGGCCGAATCCGACGACGGCATCGGCCCGACCTTCCGCGCCTGGCAAGAGGCGGGCTCGCCCGACGACCGCGAGGGGTTCTACCTCCGCGAGCTTGCCCCGCTCGTCGATCGGATCGGGGAGGCTTCGGAAGTTGATCTGACGAGCCTGACCCTGGTTCTCTCCGGCATGGCCTCGGCCACGATCGGGATGCGGGAACTTCCCTACGCCCCTGCCCCGCTCCCGCTCTCGGGGGACGGACTCCCGACCGCCCGGATCGCGCCGGGCATCCTCCCGTGCGACACCCTGCTGGTCACCGGCGTCCGCACCGACGACGACATCATGCGAGGCGAGGAGACGATCCTCCTCGGCCTCGCCGCCGACGGCCTGACCGACGCCCTCGTGATTCTGCCCGGCACCCACTCCAAGCACGCCGTCGTCCGAAACGGCACGCTCGAACAGTTCCACACCTACTTGACCGGCGAACTGTTTGCCATCGTCCGCGATCACAGCGTGCTTCGCCCCTCGCTCGCCCCCAGCCCGACGCCCGGCGAGGCGTTCGAGCGAGGCGTCCGCGACGCTGCCTCCGCCAATCTCCTCGGCGAGTTGTTCTCCCTGAGGGCCGGGTCCGTCCTCCACGGCACCCCTCCCGAGGAGAATGCCGCCCGGCTCAGCGGCCTCCTGATCGGCACCGAGCTGGGCGGGCTGGCGTCGGACGCGGTCGCGGACCTCCCGATTGTCGTCGCCGCCCCCGAGCCCCTGCGATCGTTCTACCGATCGGCCCTCGCCTGTCTCGGGCTCGACGACCGCTGCCGGTTCGTCACCGATGATGAGATGGCCCGCGCCGTTCCCCTCGGCCAGCGGGCCATCCTCGGAGGTGAGCGTTGA
- the dgoD gene encoding galactonate dehydratase, with protein sequence MKTPTPSPQRRRLFLASMLGAAGGAAALGAFAAQEGRDPSDSYDPRGERVGGDRASQIVGSGEKLTITRLETILVKPRWLFLKIHTDAGIVGLGEPIVEGRAETCIAAVKELEDYLIGKDPRPVAHHWQAMYRHAFYRGGPVLTSAISGIDMALWDIKGKALGVPVYELLGGPTRTRIRVYAHARSPEAIRQAREEGFTAFKTGPSKNRPPRIVENPAFVRKVADGFASLREAVGDECDIGIDFHGAVPPQTAKLLIKALEPYQPMFIEEPVACQNVDAMADIARSTHLPIATGERIFTKWGFREILEKQAASILQPDLCHAGGITETRLIAGMAEAYYAAIAPHNPLGPISLAAGLQLAASIPNFLCQEQVSLGDGYIKNPFRVSEGYIDLPKGPGLGIELDDDAMADKIGHEWTNPESYDVFDGSVVDW encoded by the coding sequence ATGAAGACCCCCACTCCGTCACCGCAGCGCCGCCGCCTCTTCCTCGCGTCCATGCTCGGCGCCGCCGGAGGGGCCGCGGCCCTCGGTGCCTTCGCCGCCCAGGAAGGCCGCGACCCGAGCGACTCGTACGACCCCCGGGGCGAGCGTGTCGGCGGCGATCGGGCAAGTCAGATCGTCGGCTCAGGTGAAAAACTCACGATCACCCGATTGGAAACGATTCTCGTCAAACCCCGCTGGCTGTTCCTGAAAATCCACACCGACGCCGGGATCGTCGGCCTCGGCGAGCCGATCGTTGAGGGCCGGGCCGAGACCTGCATCGCCGCCGTCAAGGAGCTGGAAGACTACCTGATCGGCAAGGACCCGAGGCCCGTCGCCCACCACTGGCAGGCCATGTATCGGCATGCCTTCTACCGAGGCGGCCCAGTGCTGACCAGTGCGATCAGCGGCATCGACATGGCGCTCTGGGATATCAAAGGCAAGGCCCTCGGCGTTCCCGTGTACGAGCTGCTCGGCGGCCCGACCCGGACCCGAATCCGGGTCTACGCCCACGCTCGATCCCCTGAGGCGATCCGGCAGGCCAGGGAGGAAGGGTTCACCGCCTTCAAGACCGGCCCAAGCAAGAACCGCCCCCCCCGGATCGTCGAGAACCCCGCCTTCGTCCGCAAGGTGGCCGACGGGTTCGCCTCGCTCCGCGAGGCCGTGGGGGACGAATGCGACATCGGCATCGACTTCCACGGCGCCGTCCCTCCTCAGACCGCGAAACTGCTCATCAAGGCACTTGAGCCTTATCAGCCCATGTTCATCGAGGAGCCGGTCGCCTGCCAGAACGTCGACGCGATGGCCGACATCGCCCGCAGCACCCACCTGCCCATCGCCACCGGCGAGCGCATCTTCACCAAGTGGGGCTTCCGCGAAATCCTGGAGAAACAGGCCGCCTCGATCCTTCAACCCGACCTCTGCCACGCCGGCGGGATCACCGAGACCCGCCTGATCGCCGGGATGGCCGAGGCGTACTACGCCGCCATCGCCCCCCACAACCCGCTCGGGCCGATCTCGCTGGCCGCCGGGCTTCAGCTGGCCGCCTCAATCCCCAACTTCCTCTGCCAGGAGCAGGTGAGCCTGGGCGACGGATACATCAAAAACCCGTTCCGCGTTTCCGAAGGCTACATCGACCTGCCCAAGGGTCCCGGCCTCGGCATCGAGCTGGACGATGACGCGATGGCCGACAAGATCGGCCACGAGTGGACGAACCCCGAATCCTACGACGTCTTCGACGGCTCCGTCGTCGATTGGTGA